From Glycine soja cultivar W05 chromosome 4, ASM419377v2, whole genome shotgun sequence, the proteins below share one genomic window:
- the LOC114408851 gene encoding pentatricopeptide repeat-containing protein At4g11690-like translates to MAAQPFRKAIAKPLCSSSTAPIPNLSLVTCITTILQNINPQNPDYSPLREFSSHLTPNLVIHVIKNQNNPQHALHFFNWASNPNPNPNNYSHTPLCYTAITDLLLSHSLFSSAFSLLRHSNRLSDNLVCRFINALGQRGDIRGAIHWFHQANTFTRGRCVFSCNAILGVLVRANRVNIAKAIYDQVLAEAVLEPDVYTYTTMIRGFCKVGKVESARKVFDEMRCEPNIVTYNTLIHGFCKKGDMDGARRVFDRMVESQSCKPDVVSFTTLIDGYSKRGGFQEALECLKEMVERGCSPNAVTYNALVEGLCLSGEVDEARKMMSRMRLNGLKDDVATNTSLLKGFCIVGKSDEAVKHLREMVSRGMKPDVKAYGVVVNEYCKIRKPSEAVLLLREMVVRGVKPNVSSFNAVFRVHVDEGKIDEGLHLLKQMPKMGCSPNFLSYCTVICGLCEVKGRMQQVEELVSNMLQNGHNLDATMYNCLLLGYCEDRDEEMAQKTVYDIMDKNFVINQDIFCTFVKLLCAKGKLKEAETVSEEMQRRCQLNGKAETEEH, encoded by the coding sequence ATGGCCGCTCAGCCATTCCGGAAAGCCATAGCGAAACCACTTTGTTCTTCATCCACAGCTCCAATCCCAAACCTCTCTCTCGTAACCTGCATCACCACAATCCTTCAAAACATAAATCCCCAAAACCCAGATTACTCACCCCTTAGAGAGTTCTCATCTCACCTCACCCCAAACTTGGTTATCCACGTGATCAAGAACCAAAACAACCCCCAGCACGCCCTTCACTTCTTCAACTGGGCCTCCAACCCCAACCCCAACCCCAACAACTACTCCCACACCCCCCTCTGCTACACCGCCATCACCGACCTCCTTCTCTCCCACTCCCTCTTCTCCTCCGCCTTCTCCCTCCTCCGCCACTCCAACAGACTCTCCGACAACCTCGTCTGCAGATTCATCAACGCTCTCGGCCAACGCGGCGACATCAGGGGCGCCATTCACTGGTTCCACCAAGCTAATACCTTTACTAGAGGACGCTGTGTTTTCTCCTGCAACGCCATATTGGGCGTCCTCGTGAGGGCCAACCGTGTCAACATTGCCAAGGCCATCTACGATCAGGTTCTCGCTGAAGCTGTTTTGGAACCGGATGTTTACACCTACACCACCATGATTCGGGGGTTCTGCAAAGTGGGCAAGGTCGAGAGTGCGCGCAAGGTGTTCGATGAAATGCGCTGCGAACCCAATATAGTTACTTACAACACGTTGATCCACGGCTTTTGTAAGAAAGGTGACATGGATGGTGCCAGGAGGGTTTTTGACAGAATGGTGGAGAGTCAGAGTTGCAAGCCGGATGTCGTGAGTTTTACCACTTTGATTGATGGGTATTCGAAGAGGGGTGGATTCCAAGAGGCGCTGGAGTGCTTGAAGGAGATGGTGGAACGAGGGTGTTCCCCGAATGCTGTGACCTACAATGCTTTGGTTGAAGGTCTTTGTTTGAGCGGTGAAGTGGACGAGGCCCGGAAGATGATGAGTAGGATGCGGTTGAATGGTTTGAAAGACGATGTTGCCACAAACACTAGCTTGTTGAAGGGGTTTTGTATTGTGGGAAAGTCTGATGAGGCTGTTAAGCATTTGAGGGAAATGGTTAGTCGCGGGATGAAGCCGGATGTAAAAGCGTATGGGGTTGTTGTCAATGAGTATTGCAAGATTAGAAAACCAAGTGAAGCAGTGTTGCTTCTGAGGGAAATGGTGGTGAGGGGTGTTAAGCCAAATGTGTCAAGCTTCAATGCAGTGTTTAGAGTTCATGTGGATGAGGGGAAGATTGATGAAGGACTTCATCTTTTGAAGCAGATGCCTAAGATGGGATGCTCGCCCAACTTCTTGTCTTATTGCACAGTGATATGTGGTCTTTGTGAAGTGAAGGGTAGGATGCAACAAGTTGAAGAGCTTGTTTCGAACATGCTTCAGAATGGACATAACCTGGATGCCACTATGTATAATTGCTTACTTCTGGGATATTGTGAAGACAGGGATGAAGAAATGGCACAAAAGACGGTTTATGACATAATGGACAAGAACTTTGTAATCAACCAAgacatttt
- the LOC114408852 gene encoding protein BIG GRAIN 1-like A yields MYTTKREQQRLRFQNHAKKPSFSSILLDQIYRSIDEGNDMKLYNETMAKQQNRVFVEEEEEEEEEEEITAASIPRACLLEKWKESEKAGSQWKTQTEGKSRWHHHHNHEHDQEVMFFSSTSSSSDSSSGLLSSSDTESLYGMRSKSRVSCFAPSRPKPVVTSASNEVGLIKSESRALKIYTNLKKVKQPISPGGKLSNFLNSLFATGGSVKKTKTYDDDAKASTKSGQDSTCSSASSFSRSCLSKASTSSKDKLRDGVKRTVRFYPVSVIVGEDSRACGHKCLYEEDTRVTEVSVPTAWKIGRKKNQEDEELRVVDRSRRVEEAAREFLKEYHRSQKKSDFTNLDVEDDDDASSCSSSDLFELDHLAVMGNDRYGDELPVYETTYVSTNRAIANGLI; encoded by the coding sequence ATGTACAcaacaaagagagaacaacaaaGGCTCAGGTTCCAAAACCACGCTAAAAAACCCTCCTTCTCTTCCATTCTACTCGATCAAATCTACCGTTCCATCGACGAGGGCAACGACATGAAGCTCTACAACGAAACAATGGCGAAGCAACAGAACAGAGTCTTcgtcgaagaagaagaagaagaagaagaagaagaagagataaCGGCTGCCAGCATTCCCCGCGCTTGTTTGCTcgagaaatggaaagaaagcgAAAAGGCTGGAAGTCAATGGAAAACACAAACGGAGGGAAAATCGCGTTGgcatcatcatcataatcacGAGCATGACCAGGAGGTTATGTTCTTCAGTTCAACTTCGAGTTCCTCGGATTCTAGTTCTGGTTTATTGTCCTCCTCTGACACGGAATCCTTGTACGGAATGAGGTCGAAATCACGAGTTTCGTGCTTTGCGCCGTCGAGGCCGAAGCCAGTGGTGACGTCAGCGAGCAACGAAGTGGGTTTAATAAAGTCAGAATCGAGGGCATTGAAGATTTACACCAACCTGAAGAAGGTGAAGCAGCCCATCTCACCGGGGGGTAAGTTAAGTAATTTTCTTAACTCTCTGTTCGCGACAGGGGGCAGCGTTAAGAAAACCAAAACCTACGACGACGACGCCAAAGCTTCCACCAAGTCGGGACAGGACTCCACGTGTTCCTCCGCTTCCTCGTTCTCGCGGTCTTGTTTGAGCAAGGCTTCGACTTCCTCTAAGGACAAATTGCGTGACGGGGTTAAGCGAACGGTGCGTTTCTACCCCGTGAGTGTGATCGTGGGCGAGGATTCTCGAGCGTGTGGGCATAAGTGTTTGTATGAAGAGGACACTCGCGTAACGGAAGTGTCCGTGCCAACCGCGTGGAAAATTGGGCGCAAGAAGAACCAAGAAGATGAAGAATTAAGGGTCGTGGATAGGAGTAGGCGCGTGGAGGAGGCTGCTAGAGAGTTCTTGAAAGAGTACCATCGAAGCCAGAAGAAGAGCGATTTTACTAATTTGGATgtggaagatgatgatgatgcatCGAGTTGTTCAAGTTCGGATCTGTTCGAGCTTGATCACCTAGCGGTGATGGGAAATGATAGGTATGGTGATGAGCTTCCCGTTTACGAGACAACTTATGTTTCTACTAATCGCGCCATTGCTAATGGCCTCATATAA